In a single window of the Niabella ginsenosidivorans genome:
- a CDS encoding DUF3276 family protein, which translates to MENEHNDRKLESIYSKRLRAGKRRTYFFDVRSTKGNDYYLTITESRKRFDDNGYDRHKVFLYKEDFNKFIKALNEAIDFVKTDLMPDFNFDAFNHEDYDEEAHEGTPAPSAAAPAPVAEPQKIEEAPDNDEKVIENPDPKTSENDASSQGHEEVEKW; encoded by the coding sequence GTGGAGAACGAGCATAACGATCGAAAACTGGAGAGTATTTATAGCAAAAGACTCCGTGCAGGAAAAAGAAGAACTTATTTTTTTGACGTAAGGTCTACAAAGGGAAATGATTATTATCTGACCATAACGGAGAGCCGTAAACGTTTTGACGATAATGGTTATGACCGGCATAAAGTTTTCCTTTACAAAGAGGACTTTAATAAGTTCATTAAAGCGCTGAATGAGGCCATTGATTTTGTAAAAACGGACTTAATGCCTGATTTTAATTTTGATGCTTTTAATCATGAGGATTATGATGAAGAGGCGCATGAGGGAACACCGGCTCCATCTGCTGCTGCGCCGGCACCAGTTGCTGAACCGCAGAAAATTGAAGAAGCGCCGGATAATGATGAAAAAGTAATAGAGAACCCGGATCCCAAAACATCAGAGAACGATGCTTCTTCCCAGGGACATGAGGAAGTGGAAAAATGGTAA
- a CDS encoding ABC transporter ATP-binding protein, which yields MKHLSALGKYFWKYRVRLGTGIFFVALSNYFNVLSPQLMKFIINYVDRSLSLTGAPHAAGLKGYDILVRKFISFITRYSSIAKVVLVASIIILLLALLRGFFMFLMRQTIIVMSRHIEYDQKNEVYTQYQQLDNRFFKSHTTGDLMNRIAEDVSRVRIFTGPAIMYIVNLLTTILFCVFFMVQSSVELTIYVMIPLPILAVIIYFVNSNIHKKSEQIQAALSDLTTNAQESYSGIRVIKSFNQENAMYRFFTDNSETYRKNAIALARVEAVYFPSIQLLIGISTLFTIMIGGLYYIHHQHGITLGTIVEFIVYVNMLTFPVSAIGLTASMVQRAAASQKRLNEFLDIVPEVKNEPGAAPVALEGKIDFDNVNFTFPDTGIRAIRAFDLHIRKGEKIAVTGRTGSGKTTLAQLLLRMYDADSGMIRLDNKNIKEIDLSSLREQISYVPQDVFLFSDTVENNIRFGKPDAGREEVVAAATIAGVAKEIEGFANGYETMIGERGVTLSGGQKQRISIARALIKQSAIIIFDDCLSAVDAKTEQEIMGRLNAYLNDKTSIIITHRVFSLLSFDRILVLDEGKIVEQGSHEELMKIPDGFYARLYHRQQSGTEDENEAEK from the coding sequence ATGAAGCACTTAAGCGCCTTGGGTAAATATTTCTGGAAGTACAGGGTTCGATTGGGCACGGGCATCTTCTTTGTGGCGCTGTCAAATTATTTCAATGTGTTGTCTCCGCAGTTAATGAAGTTCATTATTAACTATGTAGACCGTTCCTTATCCTTAACCGGAGCACCCCATGCCGCCGGATTAAAAGGCTATGATATCCTTGTGCGGAAGTTCATCAGTTTTATAACCCGATACAGCAGTATTGCAAAAGTAGTGCTGGTTGCCAGTATCATTATATTATTACTTGCCTTACTGAGAGGTTTTTTTATGTTCCTGATGCGGCAGACCATTATTGTAATGAGCCGCCATATAGAGTATGACCAGAAAAATGAGGTGTACACGCAATACCAGCAACTGGATAACCGTTTTTTCAAGAGCCATACCACGGGAGACCTGATGAACCGTATTGCCGAAGATGTAAGCCGCGTGCGCATTTTTACGGGGCCGGCCATTATGTATATTGTAAACCTGCTGACCACTATTTTGTTTTGTGTGTTCTTTATGGTGCAGAGCAGTGTAGAGCTGACGATCTATGTAATGATCCCCCTGCCCATACTGGCCGTTATCATTTATTTTGTAAACAGTAATATTCATAAAAAAAGCGAGCAGATCCAGGCGGCGCTGTCCGACCTGACCACCAACGCGCAGGAATCCTACTCCGGCATCCGCGTAATTAAATCCTTTAACCAGGAAAATGCCATGTACCGTTTCTTTACTGATAACAGCGAAACTTACCGTAAAAATGCCATTGCCCTGGCAAGGGTAGAGGCCGTTTATTTCCCTTCAATACAGTTACTGATCGGAATCAGTACCCTGTTTACGATAATGATCGGTGGTTTGTATTATATTCATCACCAGCATGGAATTACCCTGGGTACAATTGTTGAGTTCATTGTTTATGTAAATATGCTTACATTCCCTGTAAGCGCCATTGGCCTTACAGCCAGTATGGTACAGCGCGCTGCTGCTTCTCAGAAAAGGCTGAACGAATTCCTGGACATTGTTCCGGAAGTAAAAAATGAGCCAGGTGCCGCTCCGGTTGCGCTGGAAGGAAAGATCGACTTTGACAATGTCAACTTCACGTTCCCGGATACAGGCATCAGGGCCATCCGGGCATTTGACCTGCACATCCGGAAGGGAGAAAAAATTGCCGTTACCGGAAGAACAGGCAGCGGTAAAACAACGCTGGCACAACTGCTGCTGCGGATGTATGATGCAGACAGCGGGATGATCCGGCTGGACAATAAGAATATAAAAGAGATCGATCTGTCTTCCTTACGGGAGCAGATCAGCTATGTACCACAGGATGTCTTTTTATTCAGTGATACGGTAGAAAACAATATCCGTTTCGGGAAACCGGATGCCGGCAGAGAAGAAGTGGTGGCTGCCGCAACCATTGCCGGGGTAGCTAAAGAGATTGAAGGCTTTGCCAACGGGTATGAAACAATGATCGGGGAGCGGGGCGTAACGCTGAGCGGCGGTCAGAAACAGCGGATCTCGATCGCGCGGGCACTGATCAAACAATCGGCCATTATCATTTTTGACGATTGCCTGAGCGCCGTGGATGCCAAAACGGAACAGGAGATCATGGGAAGGCTGAACGCATACCTGAACGATAAGACTTCCATTATTATTACTCACCGGGTATTTTCGCTGCTGAGTTTTGACCGGATTCTTGTACTGGATGAAGGGAAAATTGTAGAACAGGGATCGCATGAGGAGCTGATGAAAATACCGGATGGGTTTTACGCACGGTTGTACCACCGGCAGCAATCCGGGACAGAGGATGAAAATGAAGCAGAAAAATAA
- a CDS encoding patatin-like phospholipase family protein, translating to MSWFSFKKKQPVIGLTLSGGGMRGVAHISIIKALETFGLKPQVMSGTSAGAIIGAFYSAGYSPDRMREIVERTTFFSRSSFRLGTTGIFNPVFLSKLFREYFQEDDFKTLKIPLYVAATEITNGRLEYFSGGRLSQALLASSSIPYVFPPVRIGDKVYMDGGILNNLPIELIYNKCDFLIGSHVNSIIYDDMHKISARKVFDRVIHLAIGSTVDKKGRACDIFFNPPNMTRYSLFDKRGVPQMLDAVYEYAVRLLEEKGYSKK from the coding sequence ATGAGTTGGTTCTCCTTTAAGAAAAAACAACCGGTGATCGGGCTGACCTTATCCGGCGGGGGTATGCGGGGCGTGGCGCATATTTCCATTATAAAAGCACTGGAAACATTTGGCCTTAAACCGCAGGTAATGTCCGGAACAAGTGCCGGGGCCATTATAGGGGCCTTTTATTCTGCCGGCTATTCGCCGGATAGGATGCGGGAGATCGTAGAGCGTACCACTTTTTTTTCCCGCTCCTCTTTCCGGTTGGGAACCACGGGCATTTTTAACCCTGTTTTTTTATCAAAATTATTCCGGGAATATTTTCAGGAAGACGATTTTAAAACCCTTAAGATTCCCCTGTATGTTGCCGCCACTGAAATCACGAACGGACGACTGGAATATTTTTCAGGAGGCAGATTGTCGCAGGCATTGCTGGCTTCTTCCAGTATTCCCTACGTTTTTCCCCCGGTAAGGATCGGTGATAAGGTGTATATGGACGGGGGCATTCTTAATAACCTGCCCATTGAGCTCATATATAATAAGTGCGATTTCCTGATCGGCTCGCATGTCAATTCCATTATTTATGATGATATGCACAAGATCAGTGCCCGTAAGGTTTTTGACCGGGTGATCCATTTGGCCATCGGCAGCACCGTAGACAAAAAAGGGCGCGCCTGCGACATCTTCTTTAACCCTCCCAACATGACGCGCTACAGCCTGTTTGATAAAAGAGGGGTACCGCAAATGCTGGATGCAGTGTATGAATATGCTGTAAGATTACTTGAGGAAAAGGGGTACTCTAAAAAATAG